The following are encoded in a window of Algiphilus aromaticivorans DG1253 genomic DNA:
- a CDS encoding tetratricopeptide repeat protein: MRCLPLIALLGGLAFGMPVAAQDCAGGDDPPGLSESVYRQLESASEAIEAGASGKAVATLDKLVDRVDGYARAIALQTRGYAHAEAGSDARALSDFREALAMEALPREPQQQLRYNTGQLQIASGELEGGIRTMQEYFAAACEPPPPRAHMLLASAYAEQERYRDALDQVEQAVARSEGEVAENWLRFKLGLHFELAEYGAAAEVLKILIARAPRESRYWRQLVGAYFEDGQRRRALAAQALSERLGLLTEPRELRNLASLYEALEIPWKAARLLREALDDGRLPGNAEDLERLANAWVAAREWAEADSALLAAAEAAPDAKLYLRLGQVRMERGRWAEAVSAFEQAVARGPEDAGRVHYQLGIAAWRAGDIARARSALERAAEDTAQREAARQWLDYIARSESA; the protein is encoded by the coding sequence GTGCGTTGCCTTCCCCTCATCGCGCTGCTCGGTGGCCTGGCCTTCGGCATGCCGGTCGCCGCGCAGGACTGCGCCGGCGGTGATGACCCGCCGGGCCTGAGCGAGTCGGTATATCGCCAGCTCGAAAGCGCTTCCGAGGCCATCGAGGCCGGCGCGTCGGGCAAGGCCGTGGCGACGCTGGACAAGCTCGTCGACCGCGTCGACGGTTATGCGCGCGCCATTGCTTTGCAGACACGCGGCTACGCCCACGCTGAAGCGGGCAGCGACGCCAGGGCGCTGTCCGATTTCCGAGAAGCGCTGGCGATGGAAGCGCTGCCGCGCGAGCCGCAGCAGCAGCTGCGCTACAACACCGGCCAGCTGCAGATCGCCAGCGGCGAACTGGAAGGCGGCATCAGGACCATGCAGGAATACTTCGCCGCCGCCTGCGAGCCGCCGCCACCGCGTGCGCACATGCTGCTGGCCTCGGCCTATGCCGAGCAGGAGCGCTACCGGGATGCGCTCGATCAGGTCGAGCAGGCCGTCGCGCGCAGCGAGGGCGAGGTCGCCGAGAACTGGCTGCGCTTCAAGCTCGGCCTGCATTTCGAGCTCGCCGAGTACGGTGCCGCCGCCGAGGTGCTGAAGATTCTCATCGCCCGCGCACCGCGCGAGTCGCGCTACTGGCGCCAGCTCGTCGGGGCCTACTTCGAGGACGGCCAGCGGCGCCGCGCGCTGGCCGCGCAGGCGCTGAGCGAGCGTCTCGGCCTGCTCACCGAGCCGCGCGAGCTGCGCAATCTGGCTTCGCTGTATGAGGCGCTGGAGATCCCCTGGAAGGCGGCGCGCCTGCTGCGCGAGGCCCTCGACGACGGGCGGCTGCCGGGAAACGCCGAGGATCTGGAGCGGCTGGCCAACGCCTGGGTGGCGGCGCGCGAGTGGGCCGAAGCCGATTCCGCGCTGCTGGCCGCCGCCGAGGCTGCGCCGGACGCCAAGCTCTATCTGCGCCTGGGCCAGGTGCGCATGGAGCGCGGCCGCTGGGCGGAAGCCGTCAGCGCCTTCGAGCAGGCCGTCGCGCGCGGGCCGGAAGACGCCGGGCGCGTGCACTACCAGCTGGGCATCGCCGCCTGGCGCGCCGGCGACATCGCGCGTGCACGCAGCGCGCTCGAACGCGCCGCCGAGGACACCGCCCAGCGCGAGGCCGCGCGCCAGTGGCTGGACTACATCGCCCGCAGCGAGTCCGCCTGA